Proteins from a genomic interval of Fusobacterium russii ATCC 25533:
- a CDS encoding HD domain-containing protein: MGIKVVKDLVHSYIDIDEDLQLIIDTSSFQRLRRIKQLSCSYIFPSTNHTRYEHSLGVMQLACDFFNVLEKDFKKHGLKDEEVDFLKLHIRLAALLHDVGHPPFSHLGEKFLDKNEIFENIKEYSDLIDIEGTFFNADKKLMGKEHELLSCFCILRKFYNILKKINENIDVSFICRCIIGNVYNEKENWHRNICVRILNSDAIDVDKLDYLMRDNHMTGEIAPKMDIKRLLACLTISDSKELKYVAKAIPAVQSVVDSRDTLYLWVYHHHISIYTDYVTGKILKKCMEIFENEKGKYPEELNRDAFFSPKAITDYLISDDDIYSHLRKTYIYSLENKTHSFNNIASRQLFERDFLKSLWKTIYEYKDFENYLNEESIMNYEELSTVLKDESKINRITKNLEEKLALKEGEVFIITKYNKFYNSTKEAPISLLLNGKERRLADLLPQKHFDKFNTMAFFVFVPKSFKKRAKELLIEELRNI; encoded by the coding sequence GTGGGAATAAAGGTTGTAAAGGATTTAGTTCACAGTTATATAGATATAGATGAAGACTTACAATTAATAATAGATACTTCATCTTTCCAGAGGCTTAGAAGAATAAAACAGCTTTCCTGTTCATATATTTTTCCATCTACAAACCATACAAGATATGAGCATTCTTTGGGTGTTATGCAGCTAGCCTGTGATTTTTTTAATGTCTTAGAAAAAGATTTTAAAAAACATGGCTTGAAAGATGAAGAGGTAGATTTTTTAAAACTTCATATAAGACTGGCAGCCCTTTTACATGATGTAGGTCATCCTCCATTTTCACATCTTGGAGAGAAATTTTTAGATAAAAATGAAATATTTGAAAATATAAAAGAATATTCAGATTTAATTGACATAGAAGGAACTTTTTTCAATGCCGATAAAAAGTTAATGGGAAAGGAACATGAGCTTTTATCCTGCTTCTGTATTTTAAGAAAATTTTATAATATTTTAAAGAAAATAAATGAAAATATAGATGTTTCTTTTATTTGCAGATGTATAATAGGCAATGTCTATAATGAAAAAGAAAATTGGCATAGAAATATCTGTGTAAGAATTTTAAATTCGGATGCAATAGATGTGGATAAGCTTGATTACTTGATGAGAGATAACCATATGACCGGAGAAATAGCTCCTAAAATGGATATAAAAAGATTACTTGCCTGTCTGACAATTTCAGATTCTAAAGAACTTAAATATGTAGCAAAAGCAATACCGGCTGTTCAATCAGTTGTTGATTCGAGAGATACTTTGTATCTTTGGGTTTATCATCATCATATCTCAATTTATACAGATTATGTGACTGGGAAAATATTAAAAAAATGTATGGAAATTTTTGAAAATGAAAAAGGAAAATATCCAGAAGAGTTAAACAGAGATGCTTTCTTCTCTCCTAAGGCAATAACAGATTATTTGATAAGTGATGATGATATTTACTCACATCTTAGAAAAACTTACATATACTCTTTGGAGAATAAAACACATTCGTTTAATAATATTGCTTCAAGACAGCTTTTTGAAAGAGATTTTTTGAAATCACTATGGAAAACTATATATGAATATAAGGATTTTGAAAATTATTTGAATGAGGAATCTATAATGAATTATGAAGAACTCAGTACTGTATTAAAAGATGAAAGCAAAATAAATAGAATAACAAAAAATTTGGAAGAAAAATTAGCTTTAAAAGAAGGCGAAGTTTTTATCATAACAAAATATAACAAATTCTATAATTCAACTAAAGAAGCTCCTATTTCTTTACTTTTAAATGGAAAAGAAAGACGCTTAGCAGATTTGTTACCACAAAAGCATTTTGATAAATTTAATACTATGGCATTCTTTGTATTTGTGCCTAAGAGCTTTAAAAAGAGGGCTAAAGAGCTTTTGATAGAAGAATTAAGAAATATTTAA
- a CDS encoding TlpA disulfide reductase family protein, which produces MKNKNKLITVLILLLIVTVSCMGKDEKHKTNNVMETAKVEQTKDEKKVEVPKIVLKDKNDKEHNLADYKGKVVFINFWATWCGYCVEELPYLEKVSKDYANDVVVLGISAPKSDLAPQNPDVSKEKIIEFLEKKKITYPVLFDERGKVFAEYGVKFFPTSYVIGRDGYLAGYIPGGLTEENLIKIIEEAIKK; this is translated from the coding sequence ATGAAAAATAAAAATAAATTGATAACGGTTTTAATATTACTTCTTATTGTAACTGTCAGCTGTATGGGAAAAGATGAAAAACATAAGACTAATAATGTTATGGAAACAGCTAAAGTAGAGCAAACTAAGGATGAAAAAAAGGTAGAAGTGCCTAAAATAGTTTTAAAAGATAAAAATGACAAGGAGCATAATTTAGCAGACTATAAAGGTAAGGTTGTGTTCATAAACTTTTGGGCAACTTGGTGTGGTTATTGTGTGGAGGAACTACCATATTTGGAAAAGGTATCAAAAGATTATGCAAATGATGTAGTAGTTTTGGGTATATCAGCCCCAAAGTCTGACCTAGCTCCTCAAAATCCTGATGTATCAAAAGAAAAAATAATTGAATTTTTAGAAAAGAAAAAAATAACTTACCCTGTTTTATTTGATGAAAGGGGGAAAGTATTTGCGGAATACGGAGTTAAATTTTTTCCGACAAGCTATGTAATAGGTCGTGATGGCTATTTAGCAGGCTATATACCAGGAGGACTTACAGAGGAAAATTTAATAAAAATAATTGAAGAGGCTATAAAAAAATAG
- the msrAB gene encoding bifunctional peptide-methionine (S)-S-oxide reductase MsrA/peptide-methionine (R)-S-oxide reductase MsrB, with product MENKVKDIKIEEIYLAGGCFWGVEAYFERIEGVLDAVSGYANGSFPNPSYEDLVHRNSGHAETVYIKYDANKVSLSTILKHYFRIIDPTSLNKQGGDSGVQYRTGIYYQNEKQKEVALKEIELEQKKYEKKIVVEVLPLERFDKAEEYHQDYLKKNPNGYCHIDLSKANEAIIDPIKYKKPSDEELKEKLTGLQYKVTQENHTEYAFRNEYYDNHQKGIYVDITTGEPLFLSSDKYDSGCGWPSFTKPINSEVVSYERDESHNMIRTEVRSRAGDAHLGHVFKDGPKDKGGLRYCINSASIRFISYDDMEKEGYGYLKKYVK from the coding sequence ATGGAAAATAAAGTAAAGGATATAAAAATTGAAGAAATTTATTTAGCTGGAGGTTGTTTCTGGGGAGTTGAGGCATATTTTGAAAGAATAGAAGGAGTATTAGATGCTGTTTCGGGCTATGCAAACGGTTCTTTTCCTAATCCCAGCTATGAAGATTTGGTGCACAGAAATTCCGGGCATGCAGAAACTGTCTATATAAAATATGATGCAAATAAAGTGAGTCTATCTACAATTTTAAAACATTATTTCAGAATAATTGATCCGACAAGCTTAAATAAGCAGGGTGGAGATAGTGGAGTTCAATATAGGACAGGAATTTATTATCAAAATGAAAAACAGAAGGAAGTAGCTTTGAAAGAGATAGAATTGGAGCAAAAGAAATATGAGAAAAAAATTGTAGTGGAAGTTCTTCCGCTTGAAAGATTTGATAAGGCAGAAGAATATCATCAAGATTATTTAAAGAAAAATCCTAATGGCTACTGTCATATTGATTTATCTAAGGCGAATGAAGCTATAATAGACCCAATAAAATATAAAAAACCAAGCGATGAAGAATTGAAAGAAAAGTTAACTGGTTTACAATACAAGGTAACTCAGGAGAATCATACGGAATATGCCTTTCGTAATGAATATTATGACAATCATCAAAAAGGAATATATGTGGATATAACGACAGGAGAACCACTTTTCTTATCATCAGATAAATATGATTCAGGTTGTGGCTGGCCAAGTTTTACTAAACCAATAAATTCTGAAGTAGTGAGTTATGAAAGAGATGAGTCACATAATATGATAAGGACTGAAGTTAGAAGTAGAGCAGGAGATGCTCATCTAGGTCATGTATTTAAAGACGGACCGAAAGATAAGGGGGGACTTAGATATTGTATAAATAGTGCTTCTATAAGATTTATCAGCTATGATGATATGGAAAAAGAAGGCTATGGATATTTAAAAAAATATGTGAAATAA
- a CDS encoding ABC transporter substrate-binding protein: MKKGLKKVVLFLFFIISVLSFSEIRFKDDVGREIVLKKPLTKVVVASRYNNELIRAIGSIKNVIAVDTNTAQDRIYWSEFDPNNVIGKGQNAINYEKIIELAPEALITPRNSSYEKDIEQLSKAGIEVIVVTGWDNANMPAQIERLGKMFANEEGAKKLIDFYNKNLNEITKRVAKIKNKKTIYWEYGNPFTTAIPGTSNDGWVSMMRTAGGLSIFDDPNIKGKTIDPEKILINDPDLIIKTTSGSALKNTGIYTAPSEEEYDEISKEMVSRSGWEDLKAVKNKNFYITTGFCAGGLGKLIGVAYTAKWLYPEEMKDIDPDKIFAEWMAMQKVETPKGHVYKLK; this comes from the coding sequence ATGAAAAAAGGTTTAAAGAAAGTTGTTTTATTTTTATTTTTTATAATTTCAGTACTGAGTTTTTCTGAAATAAGATTTAAAGATGATGTAGGAAGAGAAATAGTTCTAAAAAAACCTCTGACAAAAGTAGTTGTTGCAAGCAGATATAATAATGAACTTATAAGAGCAATAGGAAGTATAAAAAATGTTATAGCTGTTGATACAAATACTGCACAGGATAGGATTTACTGGAGTGAATTTGATCCAAATAATGTTATAGGAAAAGGACAAAATGCAATTAACTATGAAAAAATAATTGAATTAGCTCCGGAAGCTCTTATTACTCCAAGAAACAGTAGTTATGAAAAAGATATAGAACAATTATCTAAGGCGGGAATAGAAGTTATTGTTGTTACAGGTTGGGACAATGCCAATATGCCAGCACAAATAGAAAGATTAGGAAAAATGTTTGCTAATGAAGAAGGTGCTAAAAAGCTTATAGACTTCTATAATAAAAATTTAAATGAGATAACAAAGAGAGTTGCAAAGATAAAGAATAAGAAGACAATTTATTGGGAATATGGAAATCCTTTTACAACTGCTATTCCCGGAACATCTAATGACGGTTGGGTGAGTATGATGAGAACAGCCGGTGGTCTTAGCATATTTGATGACCCTAATATAAAAGGAAAGACAATAGATCCTGAAAAAATTTTGATAAATGATCCGGATTTAATTATAAAAACTACTTCCGGTTCAGCTCTAAAAAATACAGGTATATATACAGCTCCCTCTGAAGAAGAGTATGATGAAATTTCAAAAGAAATGGTATCAAGAAGTGGCTGGGAAGATTTAAAAGCTGTGAAAAATAAAAACTTCTATATAACAACTGGTTTCTGTGCCGGTGGTTTGGGAAAACTTATAGGAGTTGCTTACACAGCTAAATGGTTATATCCTGAAGAAATGAAGGATATTGATCCGGATAAAATTTTTGCTGAATGGATGGCAATGCAAAAAGTTGAAACACCAAAAGGTCATGTGTATAAATTGAAATAG